Proteins encoded within one genomic window of Armatimonadota bacterium:
- a CDS encoding penicillin-binding transpeptidase domain-containing protein: MGHTRRTTEGILILFASLLLLMGFALVYAAKLPQLYNGGKANINTADENTLSAVMGIDRRLAKLICEYRKKNGNFTDVDSLRRIRLLTKDEAEKIATLNASRKIDITTISPEELSAKAGISPEVAYRILEAVATRAPGEPITTLLLSKISLISSDTLASHKKTLRVRDANQVTISFWIKAFIMIGGFFIFHLTLRKKAPNADPYLVPCVMVLSGLGCIILFSIKHPLQDTDVFGRQVQGVLIGIAFATIPLSKKFSTLRLWRYTYLYAIFAIILTIALALFGKGPGGTRLSLLGIQPIEIVKLALAFFVASYLAERWSILSDRTGPRRRFQLPLFRDIGPLAVIYFLSLATFIMVKDLGPMLVLFGMFVVLLYIATGNSLFIIAGLGLIAFSGCIAYFLKLGVFDVRVDMWFYPWANSHANGMHLAQSLWALATGGLWGSGLGLGQPNYIPRAGSDLVFSSLGEEIGLLGTILMLILYSVLLSRCFRIAIRARNDFERFLGASIASLLGIQTVVIIFGVLGLLPLTGITLPFTSFGRSSMIASFFALGLLLSISSDGSIYPSNIPLPTKRALNRLATSIIVLLLGGAGICRLMWIQGIQADQIAGSSAIVPDADGISRPHINPRLKAIEARIPRGTIFDRNNQIVAFSNNGRRLYPYGGSMVHLVGYLDSRYGGPTGIEKSRNNDLRGFDNYSDLLPIYRLSHMPHCPKLKGKDIRLTIDARLQVKVENALRKYANALVDKRTGRVKNKGAAVVLDVHTGEVLAAVSIPNFDPNKLSYHDWRKYMADLNNDHVLINRALNGLYPPGSTFKIITAATALQNGVDFKYICNHSEHDVTWRWKGKTFARKHITDLEDMSAHGLVDMEKGLRVSCNLYFAHLAMELGPELLYKTATKGFKLEHIPPPKLLAEDLADSGYGQGRILVTPLEMARVAATIANNGIMMKPQFIREIRTKDGKIVRQFEPIEMGRPLNYKTAAYLRKMMVDVTTSGTAKGLFEDINIKVAGKTGSAENEQGDRLAHSWFVGFAPADDPRIAFAVVIENGGFGSRSAGPVCREIVKAAL, translated from the coding sequence ATGGGACATACTCGGCGAACCACTGAAGGCATTCTTATTTTATTTGCATCCCTATTATTGCTAATGGGATTTGCACTTGTCTATGCTGCAAAGCTTCCCCAACTTTACAATGGCGGGAAAGCAAACATAAACACTGCCGATGAAAATACCTTGTCAGCAGTCATGGGTATTGACCGCAGACTTGCAAAACTTATATGCGAATACCGCAAAAAGAATGGGAATTTTACAGATGTTGATTCGCTTCGACGTATAAGGCTACTCACCAAAGATGAAGCGGAGAAAATCGCCACATTAAACGCCAGCCGCAAAATTGACATTACAACTATTAGTCCTGAAGAGCTTTCAGCAAAAGCTGGAATCAGCCCCGAAGTCGCCTATAGAATTTTGGAGGCAGTAGCAACAAGAGCTCCAGGTGAACCTATAACAACCCTTCTTTTGTCAAAAATTTCTCTTATTTCTAGCGATACTCTGGCCTCACACAAAAAGACCCTGAGAGTTCGAGATGCCAACCAAGTAACGATTTCATTTTGGATAAAAGCCTTTATCATGATAGGCGGATTCTTTATATTTCACCTTACACTGAGAAAAAAAGCACCAAATGCTGACCCATATCTTGTACCATGCGTAATGGTGCTTTCAGGGCTGGGATGCATAATTTTGTTTTCAATCAAGCACCCGCTCCAAGACACCGACGTCTTCGGCCGTCAAGTCCAAGGTGTGCTTATTGGCATTGCCTTCGCAACGATACCTTTAAGTAAAAAATTCAGTACACTGCGTCTTTGGCGATATACTTATCTATATGCAATCTTCGCCATCATCTTAACCATAGCGCTAGCACTGTTTGGTAAAGGCCCAGGAGGAACACGACTAAGTTTATTGGGAATTCAGCCGATAGAGATTGTTAAGCTTGCCTTAGCCTTTTTTGTTGCAAGTTATCTTGCTGAGCGTTGGAGTATCCTATCTGACCGCACTGGTCCACGTCGCCGATTTCAGCTTCCTTTATTCCGTGATATCGGTCCCCTAGCTGTAATATACTTTCTCTCCCTCGCCACGTTTATCATGGTAAAGGACCTAGGCCCAATGCTTGTCCTCTTTGGAATGTTTGTTGTGCTGCTTTATATTGCAACTGGAAACTCTTTATTTATCATAGCCGGCCTTGGACTCATCGCATTCAGTGGTTGCATTGCCTATTTTTTAAAACTGGGCGTTTTTGATGTGCGAGTTGATATGTGGTTTTACCCATGGGCAAATTCGCATGCGAACGGAATGCATCTTGCGCAATCACTTTGGGCATTGGCAACTGGTGGATTATGGGGAAGCGGCTTAGGACTTGGGCAACCGAACTACATACCAAGAGCAGGCTCAGACCTTGTTTTCTCTTCGTTAGGTGAGGAGATTGGTCTACTTGGCACGATTTTAATGCTAATCTTATATTCAGTACTCCTATCAAGATGCTTTCGAATTGCTATTCGGGCTAGAAACGATTTTGAAAGGTTTCTTGGTGCAAGCATTGCCTCCCTCCTAGGAATCCAAACGGTTGTTATAATCTTCGGTGTGCTTGGACTCCTTCCGCTTACTGGAATCACCTTACCATTTACCAGCTTTGGGCGGTCCTCAATGATTGCCTCGTTCTTTGCGCTGGGCTTGCTGCTGAGTATTTCGTCTGACGGTTCGATTTATCCATCAAATATTCCACTACCAACCAAGCGAGCACTCAACCGCCTTGCAACAAGCATTATTGTTTTATTACTGGGCGGGGCTGGAATATGCCGCCTTATGTGGATTCAAGGCATCCAGGCAGACCAAATAGCTGGTTCATCGGCGATAGTACCCGACGCTGATGGCATTTCACGCCCCCATATCAATCCCCGATTAAAAGCCATCGAAGCAAGAATACCCAGGGGAACTATTTTCGATAGGAATAACCAAATAGTAGCGTTTTCCAACAATGGGAGAAGGCTCTACCCATATGGTGGATCCATGGTTCACCTTGTTGGCTATCTTGATTCCAGGTATGGTGGTCCAACTGGAATAGAAAAAAGCAGAAACAATGACCTTCGTGGCTTTGATAATTACTCAGACCTTCTCCCAATATATCGCCTAAGCCATATGCCTCACTGCCCAAAGCTAAAAGGCAAAGACATAAGGCTTACAATTGACGCCAGACTTCAGGTTAAAGTTGAGAATGCGCTCAGGAAATACGCAAATGCTTTGGTTGACAAGCGCACCGGAAGGGTCAAAAACAAAGGCGCTGCGGTTGTTCTAGATGTTCACACGGGTGAGGTACTTGCCGCAGTTTCAATTCCCAATTTTGACCCCAACAAGCTTTCATATCACGATTGGAGGAAATATATGGCTGATTTAAATAACGACCATGTGCTCATTAACCGAGCACTGAATGGCCTTTATCCTCCAGGCTCAACGTTCAAAATTATTACAGCTGCAACTGCGCTCCAGAATGGAGTTGATTTCAAGTATATCTGCAATCATAGCGAACATGATGTAACATGGCGGTGGAAAGGCAAAACATTCGCACGAAAACACATTACCGACCTCGAGGATATGTCGGCTCATGGTTTGGTTGATATGGAAAAGGGCCTTAGAGTATCTTGCAATCTATATTTCGCGCACTTGGCGATGGAGTTGGGTCCTGAGCTTTTGTATAAGACGGCAACAAAAGGCTTTAAGCTAGAACATATCCCACCTCCAAAGCTACTCGCCGAAGATTTAGCAGATAGCGGCTATGGACAGGGACGGATTTTGGTTACTCCGCTTGAGATGGCACGAGTTGCTGCAACTATTGCAAACAACGGCATCATGATGAAGCCTCAATTTATTAGGGAAATTCGCACTAAAGACGGCAAGATCGTTAGGCAGTTTGAACCAATTGAAATGGGAAGGCCTTTGAATTATAAGACAGCGGCTTACCTCCGAAAGATGATGGTTGACGTTACCACGAGTGGTACAGCCAAGGGGCTTTTCGAGGACATAAACATTAAAGTTGCTGGAAAAACTGGAAGCGCTGAGAACGAGCAAGGCGACAGGCTTGCTCATTCGTGGTTTGTAGGATTCGCCCCAGCAGACGACCCCCGAATTGCCTTTGCCGTTGTTATCGAAAATGGAGGATTTGGAAGTCGCTCTGCTGGACCAGTATGCCGAGAGATAGTTAAGGCTGCTTTATAA
- a CDS encoding M24 family metallopeptidase encodes MTKESLFPDKREIAEKERRVKEFMELKGLDALVLTTQSNFAWFTCGADNRVANATEIGVASVVITKDSKYIVCDNIEYPRIFDEEIGDQGFKFKTYNWWESNLADEISKLTSGTVGADTVIAGTKLVAGDIPPLRYSLTEQEIERYRWLGINTAECMYEACIEVRPGMTEHQIAALLGGKLIDRGIIPNLILIAADERISKYRHPIPTENTLEKYAMLVTCARKWGLILSMTRIVHFGSISPELRHKHDAVMQVDAELIGATRPGARVDFIFGKAIEAYRRTGFQNEWHFHHQGGPTGYVGRDYRARPGVAGIVETNQAFAWNPSIAGTKSEDTIIALTSHTEIISAHKDWPTKTIEINGAKIERPDIMEM; translated from the coding sequence TTGACAAAAGAATCGTTGTTCCCTGACAAACGCGAGATTGCAGAAAAAGAACGCCGTGTAAAGGAATTCATGGAACTAAAAGGACTTGATGCTCTCGTACTAACTACCCAAAGCAATTTCGCCTGGTTCACCTGCGGTGCCGATAATCGCGTGGCAAATGCAACAGAAATAGGGGTAGCTTCTGTGGTAATCACTAAGGATTCAAAGTACATTGTTTGCGATAATATTGAATACCCTCGAATATTTGATGAGGAAATCGGTGACCAAGGATTTAAGTTCAAAACTTATAATTGGTGGGAAAGCAACCTAGCTGATGAGATTAGTAAACTTACAAGCGGCACTGTAGGTGCCGATACTGTAATTGCTGGCACAAAGTTGGTTGCTGGCGATATTCCGCCGCTCAGATACTCGCTAACAGAACAAGAGATAGAACGGTACCGATGGCTTGGTATCAATACAGCTGAGTGCATGTATGAAGCTTGTATCGAAGTCAGACCAGGAATGACTGAGCATCAGATTGCAGCCTTACTTGGCGGCAAGCTAATTGATCGGGGCATAATACCAAACCTAATTCTGATAGCAGCCGACGAACGAATAAGTAAATATAGACACCCAATTCCCACAGAAAATACTTTGGAAAAATACGCAATGCTGGTAACCTGTGCCCGAAAATGGGGGCTAATCCTTTCGATGACACGAATAGTTCACTTTGGCTCAATCTCACCAGAACTCAGACATAAGCATGACGCAGTTATGCAGGTGGATGCCGAATTAATTGGCGCAACCCGGCCTGGTGCACGGGTGGATTTCATTTTTGGCAAGGCAATCGAAGCGTATAGGCGCACAGGTTTTCAAAATGAGTGGCACTTCCACCACCAGGGCGGTCCGACTGGTTATGTGGGCAGGGATTATCGTGCTAGACCAGGAGTCGCTGGAATCGTTGAGACAAATCAGGCTTTCGCATGGAACCCTTCTATCGCCGGCACAAAATCCGAAGATACTATAATTGCTTTGACAAGTCATACCGAAATTATTTCTGCTCATAAGGACTGGCCAACGAAGACAATTGAGATTAACGGAGCAAAAATTGAGCGACCTGATATAATGGAAATGTGA
- a CDS encoding tetratricopeptide repeat protein, whose protein sequence is MTRKPTTSNKKIYVAAMLLALIVLVPFFQVLWHDFITLDDPTYVVSNEQVKKGLSFAGLKWALTAMHGANWHPITWLSHMLDYQLFGLNPMGHHLMNLLIHLANTLLLFSVLRRMTGAVWRSAFVAALFGVHPLHVESVAWVAERKDLLSTLFWMLTMHAYRRYAQSPTIKTYLPVIVVFALGLMTKPMLVTLPFVLLILDYWPLERIGNSGLMPIVTSRNFRTLLLEKIPLFVLSGISCAITLSAQSRGGAIQSLEEFTLGVRLGNAVVAYGSYLIKMIWPYRLIVYYPHPGSNLPAWQVLTSGFSLALITFIAIMLARKHRYLAVGWLWYLGTLVPVIGLVQVGMQAIADRYTYVPLIGIFIAIAWGVPKLIKPHETCKRVGEKQIAFSILQSSAALSILALAICTWIQVGYWKDSFSLFRHTLAVCPQNAVAHYNLGVAFVNNGDAEAAMVEFQKALNIKPGYPDAWYNVGVLLQRKGKIDEAIKSYYQAIKLDPTLVQARNNLAIMLFIKGNYAEAWREVHACMKYGFQPHPEFLKALSQKMPEP, encoded by the coding sequence TTGACCCGAAAGCCCACTACCTCCAATAAGAAGATATACGTCGCTGCAATGCTCCTCGCATTGATTGTACTTGTGCCCTTTTTTCAAGTGCTTTGGCATGACTTCATCACTTTAGACGACCCCACCTATGTCGTTAGCAACGAACAAGTTAAAAAAGGACTAAGCTTTGCAGGGCTGAAGTGGGCTTTAACTGCAATGCACGGTGCAAACTGGCACCCAATCACATGGCTCTCGCACATGCTTGATTATCAACTTTTTGGTCTCAATCCAATGGGCCACCATCTAATGAATCTACTCATTCATTTAGCAAACACCCTGCTGCTATTTTCGGTGCTGAGGCGAATGACCGGAGCAGTCTGGCGAAGTGCGTTTGTGGCAGCGTTGTTCGGCGTGCATCCGCTCCACGTCGAATCTGTTGCATGGGTAGCCGAAAGAAAAGACCTCCTGAGCACCCTATTTTGGATGCTCACAATGCATGCATATAGACGATATGCTCAGTCGCCGACTATCAAAACCTATTTGCCCGTGATAGTGGTCTTTGCTCTTGGCTTAATGACAAAGCCAATGTTGGTAACCTTGCCATTTGTTCTTCTAATTTTAGATTATTGGCCTCTCGAGCGAATTGGGAATTCTGGCTTAATGCCAATTGTAACTTCGAGAAATTTTAGAACTTTACTGCTTGAGAAAATCCCGCTGTTCGTCCTATCCGGGATATCCTGTGCCATTACTCTTTCCGCACAAAGCCGAGGCGGTGCAATACAATCGCTAGAGGAATTTACACTAGGCGTCAGGCTAGGTAATGCGGTCGTTGCCTATGGAAGCTACTTAATAAAAATGATTTGGCCTTATCGCCTCATTGTATACTATCCTCATCCAGGCTCTAATCTGCCCGCTTGGCAAGTCCTTACATCTGGCTTTTCATTGGCGCTCATCACATTCATAGCTATAATGCTTGCGCGTAAGCATAGATATCTCGCGGTTGGCTGGCTGTGGTATCTTGGCACGCTCGTACCAGTGATCGGCCTCGTCCAAGTCGGCATGCAAGCCATAGCAGACAGATATACGTATGTGCCTCTAATTGGAATCTTCATCGCAATAGCTTGGGGAGTCCCTAAGCTTATCAAACCTCATGAAACTTGCAAGAGAGTAGGGGAAAAACAAATTGCATTTTCGATTCTTCAATCATCAGCAGCCTTGTCTATTCTCGCCCTAGCTATATGTACATGGATTCAAGTAGGTTATTGGAAGGATAGCTTCTCCCTTTTTAGACATACACTTGCTGTTTGCCCCCAAAATGCCGTTGCCCACTACAACCTTGGTGTAGCATTTGTGAATAATGGCGATGCTGAAGCGGCTATGGTAGAGTTCCAAAAAGCACTGAATATAAAACCAGGATATCCTGATGCATGGTACAATGTCGGCGTCCTTCTTCAGCGCAAAGGTAAGATTGATGAGGCAATCAAAAGCTACTATCAAGCAATCAAACTTGACCCTACGTTGGTACAAGCCCGAAACAATCTAGCCATAATGCTTTTCATTAAAGGAAATTATGCTGAGGCATGGAGAGAAGTTCATGCTTGCATGAAATATGGATTTCAACCGCATCCTGAATTCCTCAAAGCGCTGTCCCAAAAGATGCCCGAGCCTTAA